A region from the Acidiferrobacter sp. SPIII_3 genome encodes:
- a CDS encoding YeaH/YhbH family protein has product MSVIIDRRNLGTRSSANQDRLQRRVRGRVKAAVEKLARRRSLGDMLDTEQPIAIPTKDLHEPSFRRDMRDAAWEQVLPGNKQFRRGDLIPKPRGGDSGDDGGPGASEGLGDDEIAIVLSADEFLSVLFDGLELPNLRQTRTEDIQVEQWRRAGFVKEGSPSRMHIGRTMRTARARRMALRARKKQELEALSRQAETLEEEIRVRQGCGEDTSIERFRLTEIHDEMKVLERKIKAIPFIDESDLRFAHIDQQPRPITSAVIFCVMDVSGSMGDIEKDLAKRFFLLLYLFIHRQYRAVEIVFIKHHGEASECTEQEFFGAKEGGGTLVSPALALVEDIMVQRFPPEHWNVYLAQASDGDNAQDDNRLVQERAFGLLPQLRNMFYLEVNQDQESALLRLYKGMSQEFPELMTARARHTEDIYPLFRSLFSPRQGTVHG; this is encoded by the coding sequence ATGAGCGTGATCATAGATCGGCGCAATTTGGGGACGCGCTCCAGCGCCAATCAGGACCGCTTGCAGCGACGCGTGCGCGGGCGCGTGAAGGCGGCGGTGGAGAAGCTCGCGCGCCGCCGGTCGCTTGGCGACATGCTCGACACGGAACAGCCGATCGCCATTCCGACGAAGGATCTGCACGAGCCGAGCTTTCGGCGGGACATGCGGGATGCCGCCTGGGAGCAGGTGTTGCCCGGCAATAAGCAGTTCAGGCGGGGCGATCTGATACCAAAGCCGCGCGGCGGTGATAGCGGGGACGATGGCGGCCCGGGCGCATCCGAGGGTCTCGGCGACGATGAGATCGCCATTGTGTTGTCGGCCGATGAGTTCCTGTCGGTTCTGTTCGATGGTCTCGAACTCCCCAACCTGCGGCAGACGCGCACCGAGGACATTCAAGTCGAGCAATGGCGGCGGGCTGGCTTCGTAAAGGAAGGCAGCCCGTCGCGCATGCACATCGGGCGCACGATGCGTACCGCCCGGGCCCGGCGGATGGCGCTACGCGCGCGCAAGAAGCAGGAGCTCGAGGCGCTCTCAAGACAAGCCGAGACGCTCGAGGAGGAGATCCGTGTCCGCCAGGGTTGTGGCGAGGACACGAGCATAGAGCGTTTCCGGTTGACCGAGATCCATGACGAGATGAAGGTCCTGGAACGCAAGATCAAGGCGATACCGTTCATCGACGAGTCGGATCTGCGTTTTGCGCACATCGACCAGCAGCCGCGGCCGATCACGAGCGCCGTGATCTTTTGCGTCATGGATGTGTCAGGCAGTATGGGCGACATCGAAAAGGATCTTGCCAAGCGCTTTTTTCTGCTCCTGTATCTTTTCATCCATCGCCAGTATCGTGCCGTCGAGATCGTCTTCATAAAGCATCACGGCGAAGCGAGCGAGTGCACCGAGCAGGAGTTTTTCGGTGCCAAGGAAGGGGGAGGCACGCTGGTATCGCCGGCTCTGGCGTTAGTCGAGGACATCATGGTCCAGAGGTTCCCTCCGGAACACTGGAATGTCTATCTGGCGCAGGCCTCGGATGGCGACAACGCCCAGGATGACAACCGCCTCGTGCAGGAGCGCGCTTTCGGACTCCTGCCGCAGCTGCGCAACATGTTCTATCTGGAGGTCAACCAGGATCAGGAGAGCGCGCTCCTTAGGCTCTATAAGGGCATGTCTCAGGAGTTTCCCGAACTCATGACCGCGCGCGCACGTCATACCGAGGACATCTACCCGTTGTTCCGTTCGCTCTTTTCACCAAGACAGGGGACCGTGCATGGCTGA
- a CDS encoding PrkA family serine protein kinase — protein sequence MALFDRYQERFRQQREVTMTLDEYLKLCAKDPLAYAPAAERMLAAIGEPRVVDTQSDLRLARIFMNRKILTYPAFEDFYGIEDVVENLVAYFRHAAQGLEERKQILYLLGPVGAAKSSLAERLKALMEQYPIYCLASNGRVSPLYESPLGLFDPEEDGAILEERYGIPRRAIQGVMSPWAAKRLREFDGDIRRFSVVRLMPSQLHQIGITKVEPGDENNQDIASLVGKVDIRKLEDFSQDDPDAYSYAGGLNVTTQGVLEFVEMFKAPIKMLHPLLTATQEGTYNGTEGFGAMPYQGIILAHSNESEWAAFRNNKRNEAFLDRVFIVKVPYCLRVTEETRIYRKLLENSALSQAPCATDTLEMLARFSVLSRLKDPGNSSLWSKMEIYDGKTLKDRDQQAKSLQEYRDVAGVDEGMDGISTRFAYKILSRTFNYDSEEVAANPVHLLHVLETQIRAEQFPPDIEARYLGFLKDELASRYAEFLGLEIQKAYLESYGDYGQNLFDRYIQYADFWLQDTEFRDPDTGQIMNRTLLNEDLEKIEKPAGIANPKDFRNEVVNFVLRAKANNGGKSPAWTSYEKLRVVIEKKMFANTEDLLPVISFGKKRTSEDERKHYDFVVRMQEKGYTEKQVRLLVDWYMRYRKHH from the coding sequence ATGGCGCTATTTGACCGGTATCAAGAACGATTCAGGCAACAGCGGGAAGTGACGATGACGCTTGATGAGTATCTCAAGCTGTGCGCCAAGGACCCGCTAGCCTACGCCCCCGCCGCTGAACGGATGCTGGCGGCGATCGGCGAACCGCGGGTCGTCGACACCCAGTCCGACCTGCGCCTGGCGCGCATCTTCATGAATCGGAAGATTCTGACTTATCCAGCATTCGAAGATTTTTATGGAATCGAGGATGTCGTGGAGAACCTCGTGGCGTATTTTCGTCACGCCGCTCAGGGCCTCGAGGAGCGCAAACAGATCCTCTATCTCCTGGGTCCGGTGGGTGCCGCGAAATCATCGCTTGCCGAGCGTCTGAAGGCGCTGATGGAGCAATACCCCATCTATTGCCTGGCATCCAACGGTCGCGTGTCGCCTCTCTACGAATCACCGCTCGGGCTATTCGACCCCGAGGAGGATGGTGCGATTCTTGAAGAGCGCTACGGTATTCCGCGTCGCGCCATTCAGGGCGTCATGTCTCCATGGGCGGCGAAGCGCCTGCGTGAGTTCGACGGCGACATCCGGCGGTTTTCGGTCGTGCGTCTCATGCCCTCACAGCTGCATCAGATCGGGATCACCAAGGTCGAGCCTGGCGATGAAAACAATCAGGATATCGCAAGCCTTGTAGGCAAGGTGGATATCCGCAAGCTCGAGGACTTCTCCCAGGATGATCCCGACGCGTACTCGTACGCCGGCGGCCTGAACGTCACCACGCAGGGCGTGCTCGAGTTCGTCGAGATGTTCAAGGCCCCCATCAAGATGCTCCATCCGCTTTTGACCGCGACCCAGGAGGGCACGTACAACGGGACCGAGGGCTTCGGCGCCATGCCCTACCAGGGGATCATCCTCGCTCACAGCAACGAGTCGGAGTGGGCGGCGTTTCGCAACAACAAGCGTAACGAGGCCTTTCTCGACCGGGTGTTCATCGTCAAGGTCCCCTATTGCCTGCGCGTGACCGAGGAGACGCGCATATATCGCAAGCTTCTCGAAAACAGCGCCCTGAGCCAAGCCCCGTGTGCCACCGACACGCTCGAGATGCTGGCGCGGTTTTCGGTGTTGAGTCGCCTGAAGGACCCGGGCAACAGCAGCCTGTGGTCGAAGATGGAGATTTATGACGGCAAGACCTTGAAGGATCGCGACCAGCAGGCCAAAAGTCTCCAGGAGTATCGCGACGTGGCGGGGGTGGACGAGGGCATGGACGGCATCTCCACGCGCTTTGCCTACAAGATCCTGTCGCGCACCTTCAATTATGATAGCGAGGAGGTGGCGGCGAATCCCGTGCATCTCCTGCATGTCCTGGAGACGCAGATCCGCGCCGAACAGTTTCCCCCGGACATCGAGGCCCGGTATCTCGGGTTCTTGAAAGACGAACTCGCCTCGCGCTACGCCGAGTTCCTGGGGCTTGAGATCCAGAAGGCCTATCTCGAGAGCTATGGTGACTACGGGCAGAATCTGTTCGATCGCTACATCCAATATGCCGATTTCTGGCTGCAGGATACCGAATTCCGGGATCCCGACACCGGCCAGATCATGAACCGGACATTGCTGAACGAGGATCTGGAGAAGATCGAGAAGCCCGCGGGGATTGCCAATCCCAAGGATTTCCGCAATGAGGTGGTGAATTTCGTGCTGCGCGCCAAGGCCAACAACGGCGGCAAGAGCCCGGCGTGGACCAGTTATGAGAAGCTTAGGGTCGTGATCGAGAAGAAGATGTTCGCGAATACCGAGGATCTGCTGCCGGTGATCTCGTTTGGCAAGAAGCGGACCTCGGAAGACGAGCGCAAGCATTATGACTTCGTCGTGCGCATGCAGGAAAAGGGCTATACCGAAAAGCAGGTGCGCTTGCTCGTCGATTGGTATATGCGCTATCGGAAGCATCATTGA
- a CDS encoding MFS transporter: MSIVPARPSSADTRAGRSPVAPLLGLAWLHFLNDGAANFLPGILPAILVGLHAGAASASGIMAALLIGQGFQPFAGWLSDRLGGKALAILGVSGTTLGLILVGQSRGLPTLLAALALIGVSNALFHPQSLALARSLAKKRHGAIMSVFLVGGELGRGLYPLIASLVVAHFTTSGLWIVALPAIMSIPLIAPLLPPLVPRAANAAPVHWRRHARPAATLIAYAALRSFGLYALVTFLPIAWQHDGGSLVGGASLITVLLVVGVIGNVSGGLIADRLGRRIVLVGSSLLTAALVAIYLMSSGWIVWLILGLLGIAVFSALPVSVLVGQDIFPENRSLGSGIALGLGNSLGALLLLGFGVATSAFGVPTALWILPPVALMCALLAARL; encoded by the coding sequence ATGTCGATCGTGCCTGCTCGCCCCTCGTCGGCCGACACCCGCGCCGGACGATCACCAGTCGCGCCCCTGCTCGGGCTTGCCTGGCTGCACTTCCTGAACGACGGCGCCGCGAATTTCCTGCCCGGCATCCTTCCGGCCATCCTTGTGGGCCTGCATGCCGGAGCGGCATCGGCCTCCGGTATTATGGCCGCGCTCTTGATCGGCCAGGGGTTCCAACCGTTCGCCGGCTGGCTTTCGGACCGCCTCGGCGGCAAGGCCCTCGCCATTCTCGGTGTGAGCGGCACGACCCTCGGCCTCATCCTCGTCGGCCAGAGCCGCGGCCTGCCGACCCTGCTTGCGGCACTTGCCTTGATCGGGGTATCCAACGCCCTGTTTCATCCACAGTCGCTCGCCCTGGCACGCAGTCTCGCAAAGAAGCGCCATGGCGCCATCATGTCCGTGTTTCTCGTGGGCGGCGAGCTCGGCCGTGGGCTTTACCCGCTGATCGCAAGCCTCGTGGTCGCGCACTTCACCACCTCCGGTCTGTGGATCGTGGCACTGCCGGCGATCATGAGCATACCGCTCATAGCACCCCTGCTCCCACCGCTCGTGCCCCGCGCCGCGAATGCGGCGCCGGTGCACTGGCGCCGTCACGCCCGGCCGGCCGCGACCCTGATCGCCTATGCCGCGTTGCGCTCCTTCGGCCTCTATGCCCTGGTCACCTTCCTGCCCATCGCCTGGCAACATGACGGCGGTTCACTCGTCGGCGGCGCCTCGCTGATCACCGTTTTGCTGGTCGTGGGGGTCATCGGCAACGTGAGCGGCGGGCTGATCGCCGACCGTTTGGGGCGCCGCATCGTGCTCGTCGGGTCGAGCCTGTTAACCGCCGCGCTCGTTGCGATCTATCTCATGAGCTCCGGATGGATCGTATGGCTGATACTGGGCCTCTTGGGGATCGCCGTATTTAGCGCGCTCCCGGTCTCGGTCCTCGTCGGCCAGGACATCTTCCCTGAAAATCGCAGTCTGGGCTCGGGGATCGCGCTCGGTCTCGGAAACAGTCTGGGTGCGCTCCTTCTGCTTGGCTTTGGTGTCGCCACATCGGCGTTCGGCGTCCCCACGGCCCTCTGGATACTGCCGCCCGTGGCGCTCATGTGCGCCCTTCTGGCCGCCCGCCTCTAA
- a CDS encoding gluconate 2-dehydrogenase subunit 3 family protein: MNHAGMSPYPNYDVLAKRDSLSWNDTTRDVIAKRLAVPRVPRFFTPEEWRVLDALCDRILPQAADRPQVPIAALLDTTLLTGDTQGFRVDPLPYDQDAWRHGLKALDSEAQTIYGAPFQVLLPATQDELLKRAQTGDLHNPAWRPMTASLFFEKRILVDIPAMYYSHPASWSEIGFGGPAGPRGYVRMELNRRDPWEAEAFVSRNPGTRHVR; the protein is encoded by the coding sequence ATGAATCATGCGGGGATGAGCCCCTACCCAAACTACGATGTCCTCGCAAAGCGCGACAGCCTGTCGTGGAATGACACGACCCGGGACGTGATCGCCAAGCGCCTGGCGGTTCCACGGGTCCCGCGATTCTTTACACCGGAGGAATGGCGTGTGCTCGACGCGCTGTGCGACCGCATCCTGCCGCAGGCCGCTGATCGCCCGCAGGTGCCGATTGCCGCACTCCTGGACACCACCCTGCTCACAGGCGACACCCAAGGTTTTCGGGTCGACCCCCTTCCCTATGATCAGGACGCCTGGAGACACGGCCTCAAGGCCCTCGACAGCGAGGCCCAGACGATCTACGGCGCGCCCTTTCAGGTGCTGTTGCCGGCCACGCAAGATGAACTCCTGAAACGGGCCCAGACGGGGGATCTGCACAACCCCGCTTGGCGCCCCATGACTGCCTCCTTGTTCTTCGAAAAACGCATCCTCGTGGATATCCCGGCCATGTACTACTCTCATCCGGCCTCATGGAGCGAGATCGGTTTCGGCGGGCCGGCAGGCCCGCGCGGCTATGTGCGCATGGAGCTCAACCGTCGCGACCCATGGGAGGCCGAGGCATTCGTATCGCGCAACCCCGGAACACGCCATGTCCGCTGA
- a CDS encoding GMC family oxidoreductase has product MSADHGSCPRAMAGRAPDVFDAKGGYVPMRCHGDDEVVDFVIVGTGAGGGTLAARLAEHGFSVVAFDAGRFFRPLQDFASDETAQNSLYWTDKRICDGDNPIKMGGNNSGKAVGGSTVHYAMVSLRFRPEWFKSRSVLGYGADWPLDWREMWHYYGEAERALAIAGPMRYPWGPKRPRYPYRAHEMNAAAWLLARGCEALGYRWAETPLATVSAPHGKSPPCVYRGFCRFGCSTNAKQSALTVWIPRALKAGAEIRDLAMVGRIEVDDLGLAQGVHYIRQGQWRFQRARHVIVSGYAIETPRLLLNSASGRFPEGLANSSGLVGRNLMTQCNQAAWGRMDDEIRWYKGPPSLALTEHWNYEDRGKDFFGGYCWMGQGPLPIEWVSVQTGSRGLWGDRLRREMMDYNHQIGVKMVGEMLPNEDNRVTLDCETDQYGLPIPRITYRWGDNDRRLIKHALDQMMMSLDAIGATRLFRQEDDTNHLAGTARMGFAPETSVVDADCRSWDIPNLWICDGSVFPTTGGVNPALTIQAIALRTADRIKTLASRCEL; this is encoded by the coding sequence ATGTCCGCTGACCACGGGTCGTGCCCGCGCGCCATGGCCGGACGCGCCCCGGATGTCTTCGACGCCAAGGGTGGCTACGTCCCTATGCGCTGCCATGGCGACGATGAGGTCGTGGATTTCGTGATCGTGGGCACCGGCGCCGGTGGCGGGACACTGGCGGCGCGGCTTGCCGAGCACGGCTTTTCCGTAGTGGCGTTCGACGCCGGACGCTTCTTTCGGCCCCTTCAGGACTTTGCCTCCGACGAGACCGCCCAGAACTCCCTCTATTGGACCGACAAACGCATCTGCGATGGCGACAACCCGATCAAGATGGGTGGCAACAATAGCGGCAAAGCGGTGGGCGGCAGCACCGTGCATTACGCAATGGTGTCGCTACGCTTTCGCCCGGAATGGTTCAAGAGCCGCAGCGTGCTCGGCTACGGTGCCGACTGGCCCCTGGATTGGCGGGAGATGTGGCACTACTACGGCGAGGCCGAAAGGGCCCTGGCAATCGCCGGCCCTATGCGCTACCCCTGGGGCCCGAAGCGCCCCCGCTACCCCTATCGCGCGCACGAGATGAATGCCGCGGCCTGGTTGCTCGCGCGAGGCTGCGAGGCCCTTGGCTACCGTTGGGCCGAGACACCGCTCGCCACGGTCTCGGCGCCACACGGAAAGTCCCCGCCCTGCGTCTATCGGGGATTCTGCCGCTTCGGCTGCTCGACCAACGCCAAGCAGAGCGCACTCACGGTATGGATACCCCGCGCCCTGAAGGCCGGCGCCGAGATCCGCGATCTGGCCATGGTCGGGCGGATCGAGGTTGATGACCTCGGTCTCGCCCAGGGGGTCCATTACATCCGCCAAGGACAGTGGCGCTTTCAACGGGCCCGCCACGTCATCGTCTCGGGCTATGCCATCGAGACGCCGCGGCTTTTGCTCAACTCCGCGAGCGGCCGCTTCCCGGAAGGTCTCGCCAATTCTTCTGGGCTCGTCGGCCGCAACCTTATGACGCAATGCAACCAGGCCGCCTGGGGGCGTATGGACGACGAGATCCGCTGGTATAAAGGCCCCCCATCTCTGGCCCTCACCGAACACTGGAACTACGAAGACCGCGGCAAGGATTTCTTCGGTGGTTATTGCTGGATGGGTCAGGGCCCCCTGCCCATAGAATGGGTCTCGGTCCAGACCGGCTCACGGGGTCTTTGGGGCGACCGTCTGCGCCGCGAAATGATGGATTACAACCATCAGATAGGGGTGAAGATGGTCGGCGAGATGCTCCCCAACGAAGACAACCGCGTCACGCTCGACTGCGAAACCGACCAGTACGGCCTGCCCATACCCCGCATCACCTACCGCTGGGGCGACAACGACCGGCGCCTCATCAAACACGCGCTCGACCAGATGATGATGAGCCTCGATGCGATCGGTGCCACCAGGCTCTTTCGCCAGGAGGACGATACCAACCATCTGGCCGGCACCGCGCGCATGGGCTTTGCGCCCGAGACCAGCGTCGTCGATGCCGACTGTCGCAGCTGGGATATTCCCAATCTCTGGATCTGCGACGGCTCGGTGTTCCCGACCACGGGCGGCGTGAATCCGGCCCTGACAATCCAGGCCATCGCCCTGCGTACCGCCGATCGCATCAAGACTTTGGCATCGCGCTGCGAGCTCTGA
- a CDS encoding DMT family transporter, which yields MCYARLRALTALGLMTVIWGYNWVIMKEALRDCPPLLFVALRMLLGAGTFVPILVILKRRFAPPPLRYVLPLGLLQSVAFMGLAMWALQYAGAGPTAVLVYTMPVWLMLLAWPLLGEPIRGVQWVTLALAGGGIVAIVAPWSGHVPLRGTVLALLSAFFWATSTIWQRRMSPRGLDLLNVTFWQMLLGGVALALFAAVVEPWRIHWTAALVGALLYNAIPGTTLALFLWAYAVDNLPSAVVGMGTLLAPLLGVLSAWWRLGERPSPTDGIGMAAILSGLAVLAWGQARTA from the coding sequence ATGTGCTATGCCCGTCTGCGTGCGCTGACCGCATTGGGTCTCATGACGGTCATCTGGGGCTACAACTGGGTGATCATGAAGGAGGCCCTGCGCGACTGCCCGCCGCTCTTGTTCGTGGCCTTGCGCATGCTCCTCGGCGCGGGCACGTTTGTGCCGATCCTGGTCATCTTGAAGCGCCGATTCGCGCCGCCTCCACTCCGCTATGTTCTGCCTCTGGGTCTTCTTCAGAGCGTCGCTTTCATGGGGCTTGCCATGTGGGCGCTTCAGTACGCCGGGGCGGGGCCGACCGCGGTCCTGGTGTACACCATGCCGGTCTGGCTCATGCTGCTCGCCTGGCCGCTACTGGGTGAGCCCATTAGAGGCGTTCAGTGGGTGACGCTGGCGTTGGCCGGGGGAGGCATTGTGGCTATCGTGGCACCCTGGAGTGGCCATGTCCCGCTTCGGGGGACGGTGCTCGCGCTCCTTTCGGCATTCTTCTGGGCGACCTCGACCATCTGGCAGAGGCGCATGTCTCCGCGCGGCCTGGATTTGCTCAACGTAACCTTTTGGCAGATGCTTCTGGGGGGCGTGGCGCTGGCCCTTTTTGCGGCGGTCGTGGAGCCTTGGCGTATCCATTGGACGGCGGCGTTGGTGGGGGCGCTCCTCTATAACGCGATTCCCGGGACGACGCTGGCACTCTTTCTGTGGGCTTATGCCGTCGATAACCTGCCGTCGGCGGTGGTGGGGATGGGCACTTTGCTCGCCCCGTTACTTGGTGTCCTGAGCGCGTGGTGGCGGCTCGGCGAGCGTCCGTCGCCCACCGATGGCATAGGCATGGCGGCCATTCTGAGCGGGCTTGCCGTGCTGGCCTGGGGACAGGCGCGCACGGCGTAG
- a CDS encoding ISL3 family transposase yields the protein MVCRDPPQHHRGRGDSPSGFVYGKTWFAETRPNTIEVEVIPRQGSKPYCSGCGKRRAGYDRLPERSFEFIPFWGFAVFFLYARRRVDCPTCGVVAEILPFWGFAVFFLYARRRVDCPTCGVVAEILPWACGKHHLTTAYMQFLATWARKLSWLEVSRSFHTSWDQVYRSVEWIVRWGLEHRVLGPIKAFGVDEIAYSRGHKYLTLAYQIEAGMVRLLWVGKERTVKTFEGFFTMLGPETCAGIEFVCSDMWRPYIRVIRERCSQAVHILDRFHIVAKMNDALDEVRAEEARELVRNGREPVLKKSRWCLLKRSENLTTPQKGRLKELLRYNLKSVRAYLLKEDFQQFWEYASPTWAGKFLDAWCTTALRSRIEPMKKMARMCRRHRPLILNWFKAKGQISNGIVEGLNTKAKLTIRKSYGFRSPEILEMALYHALGKLPEPKLTHEFY from the coding sequence CTGGTTTGCCGAGACCCGCCCCAACACCATCGAGGTCGAGGTGATTCCCCGTCAGGCTTCGTGTATGGTAAGACCTGGTTTGCCGAGACCCGCCCCAACACCATCGAGGTCGAGGTGATTCCCCGTCAGGGCTCAAAGCCTTATTGCTCGGGCTGCGGGAAGCGCCGGGCGGGCTACGACCGGCTGCCCGAACGGTCCTTTGAGTTTATTCCGTTTTGGGGATTCGCGGTCTTCTTCCTTTACGCAAGACGGCGTGTGGACTGTCCCACATGCGGCGTTGTCGCCGAGATCCTTCCGTTTTGGGGATTCGCGGTCTTCTTCCTTTACGCAAGACGGCGTGTGGACTGTCCCACATGCGGCGTTGTCGCCGAGATCCTGCCCTGGGCCTGCGGTAAACACCATTTGACGACGGCCTACATGCAGTTCCTTGCGACCTGGGCCCGGAAACTCTCATGGTTGGAGGTCTCCCGGTCGTTTCATACCTCGTGGGATCAGGTGTATCGCTCGGTCGAGTGGATCGTGCGCTGGGGGCTGGAACACCGGGTCTTGGGCCCCATCAAGGCCTTCGGGGTCGACGAGATCGCCTACAGCCGGGGGCACAAATATCTCACGCTCGCCTATCAGATCGAGGCCGGCATGGTGCGTCTGCTGTGGGTGGGTAAGGAACGCACCGTGAAGACCTTCGAGGGCTTCTTCACCATGCTGGGGCCGGAGACCTGCGCCGGCATCGAGTTCGTCTGCTCGGACATGTGGCGACCCTATATCCGCGTGATTCGGGAACGCTGTTCCCAAGCCGTGCATATCCTCGACCGTTTCCATATCGTCGCCAAGATGAATGACGCCTTGGATGAGGTGCGTGCCGAGGAGGCCCGAGAGCTGGTACGCAATGGCCGGGAGCCGGTGCTGAAGAAGTCCCGCTGGTGCCTCTTGAAGCGCTCCGAGAATCTCACCACCCCCCAGAAGGGACGGCTCAAAGAACTGCTGCGCTATAACCTGAAAAGCGTCCGGGCCTACCTACTGAAGGAAGACTTCCAGCAGTTCTGGGAGTACGCCTCGCCGACCTGGGCCGGCAAGTTCCTGGATGCCTGGTGCACGACGGCGTTGCGCTCCCGCATCGAACCCATGAAGAAGATGGCCCGGATGTGCCGGCGCCACCGACCGCTGATCCTGAACTGGTTCAAGGCCAAAGGCCAGATCTCCAACGGCATCGTCGAGGGCCTGAACACCAAGGCCAAACTGACCATCAGAAAATCGTACGGTTTCCGATCCCCGGAGATCCTCGAAATGGCGCTATATCATGCGCTTGGCAAGCTTCCTGAGCCAAAGCTCACCCACGAATTTTACTGA
- a CDS encoding pirin family protein: protein MRNTTEVKRSRRIERMYQGEATRDGAGVRLTRLLSQGLQGRLDPFLMLDFFGSNDATDYLAGFPDHPHRGFETITYMLEGRMRHRDNAGHEGLLATGGMQWMVAGSGVVHSEMPEQEAGRMAGFQLWLNLPARDKMTSPWYRDFAAADLPRASAPDGARVMVLAGATQGVAGAVQRPVTEPLILDLQLPAGASWAQPLASDHHAFAVLYAGRASIAGEALAMERLAVLGDDPSADGVIVSAREDARVFLVAGRPLREPIVQYGPFVMNTREEIAAAVQDLREGRFV from the coding sequence ATGCGCAACACGACCGAGGTCAAGCGCTCACGCCGTATCGAGCGCATGTATCAGGGGGAGGCCACCCGTGACGGCGCCGGGGTACGCCTGACGCGGCTCTTGTCGCAAGGGCTTCAGGGACGTCTCGATCCGTTTTTGATGCTGGATTTTTTCGGCAGCAACGACGCCACCGATTATCTCGCCGGATTCCCGGATCACCCCCATCGCGGTTTCGAGACCATAACGTATATGCTCGAAGGTCGCATGCGTCACCGCGACAATGCCGGTCACGAGGGCTTGCTCGCAACCGGCGGCATGCAGTGGATGGTGGCCGGGAGCGGGGTCGTGCATTCGGAGATGCCTGAACAGGAGGCCGGGCGCATGGCAGGCTTTCAGTTATGGCTGAATCTCCCGGCGCGCGACAAGATGACAAGCCCCTGGTATCGCGACTTTGCGGCTGCGGACCTGCCGCGCGCCAGTGCCCCCGACGGCGCCCGTGTCATGGTGCTCGCCGGCGCAACGCAGGGTGTGGCGGGGGCCGTGCAACGTCCCGTGACCGAGCCTCTCATCCTGGATCTGCAGTTGCCGGCGGGTGCTTCCTGGGCACAACCACTCGCCTCGGACCATCACGCATTTGCGGTCCTCTACGCGGGGCGGGCCTCAATCGCGGGGGAGGCGCTGGCGATGGAGAGGCTCGCGGTATTGGGCGACGATCCGTCGGCCGACGGCGTGATCGTGAGCGCGCGGGAGGATGCGCGCGTGTTCCTGGTGGCGGGTCGCCCTTTGCGCGAACCCATCGTGCAGTATGGTCCATTCGTCATGAATACACGCGAGGAGATCGCGGCGGCCGTGCAGGACCTGCGCGAGGGGCGCTTCGTCTGA
- a CDS encoding NUDIX hydrolase, translating into MDRCELHDTLCRYRSRFPEEAAYARRACRLLEESPRCFDREADGLHVTASTWVLNPRHDATLLMLHRKLEQWFQPGGHADSDEDVMRVALRECSEETGLPVERIRLLSPAVFDVDIHRIPATRSEAEHEHLDIRFLVEIDENLPLPGNNESHELRWVALRDVPRYNRERSLHRLVVKSGAWRRFG; encoded by the coding sequence ATGGATCGCTGCGAGCTACACGATACGCTGTGTCGTTATCGCAGCCGCTTCCCGGAGGAGGCGGCCTATGCGCGTCGCGCCTGCCGTCTTCTGGAGGAGTCCCCCCGCTGTTTCGACCGGGAGGCGGACGGCCTGCATGTGACCGCCTCCACCTGGGTGCTGAACCCGCGTCACGATGCCACGCTGCTCATGCTCCACCGCAAGCTTGAGCAGTGGTTTCAACCGGGGGGGCATGCCGATAGTGACGAGGATGTGATGCGCGTGGCGTTGCGGGAGTGCAGCGAGGAGACGGGGCTGCCGGTGGAGCGCATTCGGCTTCTCAGCCCGGCGGTCTTCGATGTCGACATTCACAGGATACCGGCGACGCGCTCGGAGGCGGAACATGAGCACCTGGATATCCGGTTTCTGGTGGAGATAGACGAGAATCTGCCGTTGCCGGGCAACAACGAATCGCACGAATTGCGTTGGGTGGCGCTGCGCGATGTGCCGCGCTATAACCGCGAGCGCTCTCTGCATAGACTGGTGGTAAAGAGCGGGGCTTGGCGGCGCTTCGGCTGA